In one Plasmodium vivax chromosome 4, whole genome shotgun sequence genomic region, the following are encoded:
- a CDS encoding hypothetical protein, conserved (encoded by transcript PVX_003490A) — MTENIPESTLKLLENEDDFKNKAPLYILYDKLNSVSNTYNISTSCTKLNSNNVIQPCRVLEETLKKWTEDGTLINHETVIDDNTYCTYMVYWLYGKIIDNKFNNSDIYWLYSNVLKLLKSKCPKDRKSNIKKLYNINILKNKKELYDFLEFYDTIEGIVKQKEYAHIKDYCEYIKYIFNLFNNIHQDYNSIQSGYYDEEIKKFEEKFKNVEDKLSILSKSCSGDYLYSVFNKVNKTFQHLEQEKPKTNDKITFPSFNIIKEKIKNCFNKNFSNLRIDQLAYKKQLYEFVENYPITKDKLAAADTNDKNEYCDYIKEIFELYKKVSHPYTSYGYNEEINSFKKIFLKNYHEFHFLNEKCPDRCLHLVFNNNNKDLCPSEQEQHKYVQDVPTSCNSAEISTPDQKEIPDYDLDFYKHYKDFDDTSNLPEHTKFCDKMNPFLPNNTNDNNFCSKIVRNLINLSLSQQDEHDERCLYFTYWIYDTIWKHFGKGYSNKCISDVIHMLLNFMSRINRDLVNTVCYLEYYSDVSLKEWKEMKYLHDYFKGYSSFTNGNFNDDGKKQKLCDYITHANKLYKEHIQKCCVCVNKPKFSCYDKCPNNYEFHFGESIFVYITI, encoded by the exons ATGACTGAAAATATACCAGAAAGCACACTTAAGCTGTTAGAAAATGAA gatgattttaaaaataaagcgccCTTGTACATTCTGTACGATAAGCTTAATTCAGTCAGCAACACTTACAACATTTCTACTTCATGTACTAAATTAAATTCTAATAATGTTATACAGCCGTGTCGTGTTCTGGAAGAAACATTAAAGAAATGGACTGAAGATGGCACTCTTATTAATCACGAAACTGTCATAGATGATAATACGTACTGTACATACATGGTATATTGGTTATATGGTAAAATAATAGacaataaatttaataactCCGATATTTATTGGCTTTACAGTAATGTACTAAAACTgttaaaaagtaaatgcCCTAAGGATAGAAAGTccaatataaaaaaactatataatataaatatattaaaaaataagaaggaattatatgattttttagaATTCTATGACACTATAGAGGGCATAGTTAAACAAAAGGAGTACGCACACATAAAAGATTATTGcgaatacataaaatatatttttaatttattcaaCAATATTCACCAGGATTATAATTCGATACAATCAGGATATTAcgatgaagaaattaaaaaattcgaagaaaaatttaagaatGTGGAAGACAAATTATCTATTTTAAGTAAAAGCTGTTCCGGGGATTATTTATACTCAGTATTTAATAAAGTTAATAAAACATTTCAACATTTGGAACAAGAAAAACCTAAaacaaatgataaaataacatttccGTCATTTAATATCATAAAAGAG aaaataaaaaattgctttaataaaaatttttctaatttgaGAATAGACCAATTAGCATATAAGAAACAATTATATGAATTTGTAGAAAATTATCCTATTACAAAGGATAAATTGGCAGCTGCGGACACTaatgacaaaaatgaatattgcGATTATATAAAGGAAatttttgaattatataaaaaggtaTCACATCCATATACTTCTTACGGTTATAACGAAGAAATAaatagttttaaaaaaatatttctgaaAAACTATCATGAATTCCACTTCTTAAATGAGAAATGTCCAGATAGGTGTCTACATTTAGTATtcaataataacaataagGATTTATGCCCCTCTGAACAAGAACAACATAAATATGTTCAAGATGTCCCTACGAGTTGTAACAGTGCAGAAATTTCTACACCTGATCAAAAGGAAATACCCGATTAT GATTTAGATTTTTATAAGCATTATAAAGATTTTGATGATACTTCTAATTTACCTGAACATACGAAGTTTTGCGATAAAATGAACCCCTTTTTGCCAAATAATACCAATGATAATAATTTCTGCTCTAAGATTGTCCGGAATTTAATAAACTTATCGCTATCGCAACAAGATGAACACGATGAACGATGTCTATACTTTACATACTGGATATACGACACTATATGGAAGCACTTTGGAAAAGGTTATAGTAATAAATGCATCTCAGATGTGATTCATATGCTTCTCAATTTCATGTCTAGAATTAATCGCGACTTAGTCAATACGGTTTGTTACTTGGAATACTATTCCGATGTTAGCTTAAAGGAATGGAAGGAAATGAAATATCTGCATGACTATTTTAAAGGTTATAGTTCTTTTACGAATGGAAATTTTAATGATGAtgggaaaaaacagaaattaTGCGATTATATAACTCATGCTAATAAACTGTATAAAGAGcatatacaaaaatgttgCGTGTGTGTGAATAAGCCAAAATTTTCCTGTTATGATAAATGCCCAAA TAATTATGAATTCCACTTTGGTGAATCAATTTTTGTGTACATcactatttaa
- a CDS encoding variable surface protein Vir4, putative (encoded by transcript PVX_003485A): MFLYYELLLSIHLIVQFFIKNNDSFSVKFFGKPEKELPSEDLYYKFKFDNENLAEYKEDCSSIELSPKNDKVIELCKRVLRYLKTTYAISDHKNSDYDVCMLLNYWTYNRLNEIFGSKDTKSIYRAFAQIQLIWNTYNEIKLKGVTYPKCEPYFEIHSERDWEKRKEFCEYCLDYKTAHTLAGDFKDNYCQKYYEYFEKKAELYKHFEQYCSTSDRKGCPTFYDKCEKYNPKNFLDKLSCHPEMQKKKEDAAALAAKARPTQHAESAAGEPHSGLSTDEGSPDSSSLMGVSPRIAKQAGDVFLGVIVTSMTSGFLYRVSTIYFYYVTVV, encoded by the exons ATGTTCTTATACTATGAACTATTATTATCAATCCATTTAATtgtccaattttttataaagaataatgACAGTTTTTCAGta aaaTTCTTCGGAAAACCTGAAAAAGAATTACCGTCAGAAGATTTATACTATAAGTTCAAATTtgataatgaaaatttagCTGAATATAAGGAAGATTGTAGTTCAATAGAACTATCaccaaaaaatgataaagttATAGAACTTTGTAAAAGAGTTCTAagatatttaaaaacaacTTATGCAATATCAGATCACAAAAATTCTGATTACGACGTCTGCATGCTTTTGAATTATTGGACATACAACAgattaaatgaaatttttggATCCAAAGATACTAAGAGTATTTACCGGGCGTTTGCACAAATCCAACTCATATGGAATACttataatgaaattaaattaaaagggGTAACTTATCCCAAATGCGAACCATATTTTGAGATACATAGTGAACGAgattgggaaaaaagaaaggaattTTGTGAATACTGTCTGGATTATAAAACAGCTCATACACTTGCTGGTGACTTTAAGGATAATTATTGCCAGAAATATTATGAatactttgaaaaaaaagctgaGCTGTATAAACATTTTGAGCAATATTGTTCTACCTCTGATAGAAAAGGGTGCCCAActttttatgataaatgtGAGAAATATAAcccaaaaaattttttagatAAACTAAGTTGTCATCCagaaatgcagaaaaaaaaggaagatgcTGCTGCTCTGGCTGCAAAAGCTAGACCTACACAACACGCCGAATCAGCAGCTGGAGAACCCCATTCAGGTTTATCAACAGATGAAGGATCTCCTGATTCCTCATCGTTAATGGGTGTCAGTCCTCGTATTGCAAAACAAGCTGGCGATGTTTTTCTGGGCGTAATTGTGACTTCTATGACTTCTGGCTTTTTGTACCGAGTAagtacaatttatttttactacgTAACAGTAGTGTAA